Proteins encoded within one genomic window of Heptranchias perlo isolate sHepPer1 chromosome 35, sHepPer1.hap1, whole genome shotgun sequence:
- the LOC137302208 gene encoding lysophosphatidic acid receptor 6-like: MGDPTVFTPEADSPFTEKTWSSGGTSYPWVQVNIDSTGSANLTNNTRDCEVSANFQYLMFPIVYSAVFLFGAVSNCCALWYLFRKKGAFSPSDVFMVNLAVIDLIFAATLPFKVVYHSLGNDWIFGELACKITGSLFFANMYGSTLFLTCICLDRYIAVVHPIRSLQLRRPRYRVVACCLIWLILAANLLYLTLRGPLTNSFPNGKTACLENFSSGSWSRRISGISIAAAIIGFFIPLVLILVCYPLIARKLLEPTAGKNTVHAVNRKALRTVLLVLMVFLICFVPYHLNQLIHTLRRIQLLSSCRLIQFTYSARRVTMALTSLNSCLDPLIYSFAGDIFRWRRFCCREEALSNISLRMKGTSERKIRVTGY; the protein is encoded by the coding sequence TGGGTGACCCGACAGTATTCACACCTGAAGCTGACTCCCCTTTTACAGAGAAGACCTGGTCCTCGGGAGGGACTTCATATCCGTGGGTCCAAGTGAATATCGATTCCACAGGCAGCGCCAATCTCACAAACAACACCCGCGACTGCGAGGTCAGCGCCAACTTCCAGTACCTCATGTTCCCCATCGTTTACAGCGCTGTGTTTCTCTTTGGCGCAGTGTCGAACTGctgtgccctctggtacctcttcAGGAAGAAGggcgccttctcgccctccgaCGTGTTCATGGTCAACTTGGCCGTGATAGACCTCATCTTTGCTGCAACCCTTCCCTTCAAAGTTGTCTACCACTCCTTGGGGAACGACTGGATCTTCGGCGAGCTGGCATGTAAAATCACCGGCTCCCTCTTCTTTGCCAACATGTACGGCAGCACTTTGTTCCTCACTTGCATCTGCCTGGATCGCTACATCGCTGTGGTCCATCCCATCAGATCTCTGCAGCTCCGCAGGCCCCGCTATCGGGTGGTCGCCTGCTGCCTCATCTGGCTGATCCTGGCCGCCAACCTCCTCTACTTGACCCTCAGAGGACCGCTGACCAACAGCTTCCCCAACGGAAAGACGGCATGCCTGGAGAACTTCTCGTCGGGTTCCTGGAGCAGGCGCATCTCTGGGATCAGCATCGCGGCCGCGATCATCGGCTTCTTCATCCCGCTGGTGCTTATCCTGGTCTGCTACCCGCTTATCGCCAGGAAGCTGCTGGAACCCACCGCCGGCAAAAACACCGTGCACGCGGTGAATAGGAAAGCTCTCCGCACCGTGCTCCTGGTGCTGATGGTCTTCCTCATCTGCTTCGTCCCCTATCATCTCAACCAACTCATCCACACTCTCAGGCGCATCCAGCTGCTGTCCAGCTGCCGGCTCATCCAGTTCACCTACTCCGCCCGACGGGTCACCATGGCACTGACCAGCCTcaacagctgcctggaccctctgATCTACTCCTTCGCGGGCGACATCTTCAGGTGGAGAAGGTTCTGCTGTCGGGAGGAGGCTCTGAGTAACATCAGCCTTCGAATGAAAGGCACGTCGGAGAGGAAGATTAGAGTGACTGGCTACTGA